The DNA region TTGATGAACAGTATCAGGCTTGTTAAGGCAAATGCAGAAGACGCTTCGCTTGTGCAAAGGTTGCAGCGTGAGGCTTTTATGCCGCTGTATGAACGATACCACGATGACGGTACTTCTCCTGCGTTTGAAACTGTCAGCGGTGTTGCCGAAAAGATAGCTTATTCGGATTTTCTGATAATATACCTTGATGATACCCCTGTTGGCGGAGTAAGGGTTCGGCGTTTTGAAAATGATGGTGAAGTCGCAAGGAATATCAGCCCGCTGTTTGTTATTCCCCAATATTGGGATAAGGGTATCGGTTCAGAGGTCATGAAAGTGCTTTTTGATACCTATTTTGATGCTGACAAATGGACGCTTGCTACCATCGAAGAAGATGTAAGGAACTGCCATTTTTACGA from Ruminococcus albus AD2013 includes:
- a CDS encoding GNAT family N-acetyltransferase, with amino-acid sequence MNSIRLVKANAEDASLVQRLQREAFMPLYERYHDDGTSPAFETVSGVAEKIAYSDFLIIYLDDTPVGGVRVRRFENDGEVARNISPLFVIPQYWDKGIGSEVMKVLFDTYFDADKWTLATIEEDVRNCHFYEKHGFIPTGTRSVINERMTIIGYEKRC